One genomic window of Polyangium aurulentum includes the following:
- a CDS encoding alpha/beta fold hydrolase: MRKFALLCCLPLFACATTESVPVPPPAPAGAGASHPVRALHQVKRVKVADGVELEVLDFGGQGPALVFLSGLGDTGHVFDDFAPELTAKHRVYSVTRRGFGSSSWPEGGYDTETLGADVVRVLDGLGIAKASLAGHSIAGLEITWLATHHPDRVEKVIYLDVKTDGDLVAEMLKVMPPPPPREPDPADLASRAAVAAAISRGVGGPWPEHEIDETVEFDPKTGRYLRDRGRPDAAMDARRGMAKVDYAAVRAPVLFIYVDHPPPPRAEEWRDFAVATPTQQDKLRAMLIRMRERYAEVESWAKLPNWRHVKLEHGDHYVWITNRDEVLREMKGFLER, encoded by the coding sequence ATGCGAAAATTCGCCCTTCTCTGCTGCTTGCCGCTGTTCGCCTGTGCAACCACGGAGTCGGTCCCGGTCCCGCCCCCGGCTCCGGCCGGCGCCGGGGCTTCGCATCCGGTGCGCGCGTTGCATCAGGTGAAGCGGGTGAAGGTCGCCGATGGCGTCGAGCTCGAGGTGCTCGACTTCGGCGGCCAGGGCCCCGCGCTCGTTTTTCTGTCAGGCCTGGGCGATACGGGCCACGTCTTCGACGACTTCGCGCCGGAGCTCACCGCGAAGCATCGCGTCTATTCGGTCACCCGCCGGGGGTTTGGCTCGTCGAGCTGGCCCGAGGGCGGCTACGACACCGAGACCCTCGGCGCGGACGTCGTCCGGGTGCTGGATGGCCTCGGGATCGCGAAAGCGTCGCTCGCGGGCCACTCCATTGCCGGGCTGGAGATCACCTGGCTTGCGACCCATCACCCGGATCGCGTGGAGAAGGTGATTTACCTGGACGTGAAGACCGACGGCGATCTGGTGGCGGAGATGTTGAAGGTCATGCCCCCGCCGCCCCCGCGCGAGCCCGATCCCGCGGACCTGGCCTCACGCGCCGCGGTGGCCGCCGCGATCTCGCGCGGCGTGGGTGGGCCGTGGCCCGAGCACGAGATTGACGAGACGGTCGAATTCGATCCAAAGACCGGGCGCTATCTGCGCGACCGGGGGCGACCGGATGCGGCGATGGACGCCAGGAGAGGCATGGCGAAGGTGGATTACGCGGCGGTGCGAGCCCCCGTGCTTTTCATCTACGTGGACCATCCTCCGCCCCCGCGGGCGGAAGAATGGCGCGACTTCGCCGTGGCGACCCCCACCCAGCAGGACAAACTCCGGGCCATGCTGATCAGGATGCGCGAGCGATATGCCGAAGTGGAGAGCTGGGCGAAGCTGCCGAACTGGAGGCACGTGAAGCTCGAGCACGGGGACCACTACGTCTGGATCACGAATCGCGACGAGGTGCTCCGCGAGATGAAGGGATTTCTCGAGCGGTGA
- a CDS encoding FMN-binding glutamate synthase family protein: MWIALGFAGLLVAVAIYDVVQTRHAILRNFPIIGHFRYLLEAVGPELRQYIVTGNDEERPFSRDQRRWIYASSKKENNYFGFGTDNDLELTPNYLIIKHAAFPLPDPHTGEPGYDPEHRIPCAKILGGPRRRAKAFRPDSVVNTSAMSYGSLSGPAIEAINRGAKLAGCMQNTGEGGVSEYHKKGGDLVWQIGTGYFGCRDEHGRFSLERLKEVVASAPIRALEIKLSQGAKPGLGGVLPAAKVTPEIAKIRGIPVGKTCISPSAHAAFSSADELLDFVERLADATGLPVGIKSAVGEMKFWGDLARLMARGDRGVDFITIDGGEGGTGAAPLVFSDHVALPFKVGMSRVYKTFAEAGIHEKLVFIGSGKLGFPEASVLAFALGCDMVNVAREALMAIGCIQAQNCHTGHCPTGIATQNRWLMRGLDPTHKAARFANYVTTLRKEMLQLARACAQPHPALLTLDQIEILDDRLRGRTAAEWFEYRPEWGLPTLEDQAAIRAVMENRARLLSEEPAPGLVLGMA, from the coding sequence ATGTGGATTGCCTTGGGCTTCGCCGGCCTGCTCGTCGCGGTGGCCATTTACGACGTCGTGCAGACGCGCCACGCCATCCTGCGCAACTTCCCGATCATCGGCCACTTCCGCTACCTGCTCGAGGCCGTCGGGCCCGAGCTGCGGCAATACATCGTCACCGGCAACGACGAGGAGCGGCCCTTCAGCCGTGACCAGCGCCGCTGGATCTACGCGTCGTCGAAGAAAGAAAACAACTACTTCGGCTTCGGCACCGACAACGACCTCGAGCTGACCCCGAACTACCTCATCATCAAGCACGCAGCCTTCCCCTTGCCCGATCCGCACACGGGCGAGCCTGGCTACGACCCCGAGCACAGGATCCCCTGCGCCAAGATCCTCGGCGGCCCGCGCAGGCGCGCCAAGGCCTTCCGGCCCGACTCGGTCGTGAACACCTCGGCCATGAGCTACGGCTCGCTGAGCGGCCCCGCCATCGAGGCCATCAACCGCGGCGCGAAGCTCGCCGGCTGCATGCAGAACACCGGCGAGGGCGGCGTCTCCGAGTACCACAAAAAAGGCGGCGATCTCGTCTGGCAGATCGGCACCGGATACTTCGGATGCCGCGACGAGCACGGGCGATTCAGCCTCGAGCGATTGAAAGAGGTCGTCGCGAGCGCCCCCATCCGCGCCCTCGAGATCAAGCTCAGCCAGGGCGCCAAGCCCGGCCTCGGCGGCGTCCTGCCCGCGGCCAAGGTCACGCCCGAGATCGCGAAGATCCGTGGCATCCCCGTGGGCAAAACCTGCATCAGCCCCTCCGCGCACGCGGCCTTCTCCTCCGCCGACGAGCTGCTCGATTTCGTCGAGCGCCTCGCCGACGCGACGGGCCTGCCGGTCGGGATCAAATCGGCCGTGGGCGAGATGAAGTTCTGGGGAGACCTCGCGCGCCTCATGGCCCGCGGCGACCGCGGCGTCGATTTCATCACCATCGACGGCGGCGAGGGCGGCACGGGCGCCGCGCCGCTGGTCTTCTCGGATCACGTCGCGCTGCCCTTCAAGGTCGGCATGAGCCGCGTCTACAAAACCTTCGCCGAGGCCGGCATCCACGAGAAGCTCGTCTTCATCGGCTCCGGCAAGCTCGGTTTTCCCGAGGCCTCGGTCCTCGCCTTCGCCCTCGGCTGCGACATGGTCAACGTCGCCCGCGAGGCGCTCATGGCGATCGGCTGCATCCAGGCCCAGAACTGCCACACCGGCCATTGCCCCACGGGCATCGCCACGCAGAACCGCTGGCTCATGCGCGGCCTCGACCCGACCCACAAGGCCGCGCGCTTCGCGAATTACGTGACCACGCTGCGCAAGGAAATGCTCCAGCTCGCGCGCGCCTGCGCCCAGCCCCACCCCGCGCTGCTCACCCTCGACCAGATCGAGATCCTCGACGACCGCCTGCGCGGGCGCACGGCCGCCGAGTGGTTCGAGTACAGGCCCGAATGGGGCCTGCCCACGCTCGAAGATCAGGCCGCCATCCGCGCGGTCATGGAAAACCGCGCGCGCTTGCTCTCCGAGGAGCCCGCCCCGGGGCTCGTCCTCGGCATGGCGTGA
- the erpA gene encoding iron-sulfur cluster insertion protein ErpA: MSITMTQRAAEKVHEIAQAEDLTGQGLRLRVVGGGCAGFSYDLYFEDKPTDMDEQFEDKGIKLYVDPLSYQYLDGTEIDYVEGLHGSGFKFGNPNVKSTCGCGSSFSA; encoded by the coding sequence ATGTCTATCACGATGACGCAACGGGCAGCCGAGAAGGTTCACGAGATCGCGCAAGCGGAGGACCTCACGGGCCAGGGCCTCAGGCTGCGTGTCGTTGGCGGCGGCTGCGCGGGCTTCTCCTACGACCTGTACTTCGAGGACAAGCCCACGGACATGGATGAGCAGTTCGAGGACAAGGGCATCAAGCTCTACGTCGATCCCCTGAGCTACCAGTACCTGGACGGAACGGAGATCGACTACGTCGAGGGCCTGCACGGCTCCGGGTTCAAGTTCGGGAACCCGAACGTCAAGAGCACATGCGGCTGCGGCTCCTCGTTCTCTGCGTAA
- a CDS encoding NAD(P)H-dependent flavin oxidoreductase, with product MLHTRACEVLGIEVPILCAPMGPDITSPELAAAVSNAGGLGILSWGLLPPPMLRDLIARMRELTDKPFGVNLILQFPVEESVEVCIQERVPVLSFYWGDPSPYVARAHAVYKQKVVEATETGTVRTTLFGGLWPHAPHRALRTPFVEQWLPEEARGNEQRPDEPIIGQTTLAGAQMPVPRFMSVPPSASVSGDIESMALLAGQGVGLVRELEPAAEVVREMIEGAREIITRRFAGLMAGASKKDAG from the coding sequence ATGCTGCACACGCGCGCTTGTGAGGTTCTCGGAATCGAGGTGCCCATCCTCTGCGCGCCGATGGGGCCTGACATCACGAGCCCGGAGCTGGCCGCCGCCGTCAGCAACGCGGGGGGGCTGGGCATTCTCTCGTGGGGCCTGCTCCCCCCGCCGATGTTGCGCGATTTGATCGCGAGGATGCGCGAGCTGACCGACAAGCCTTTCGGCGTGAACCTCATTCTTCAGTTTCCCGTCGAGGAGTCCGTCGAGGTCTGCATCCAGGAACGCGTGCCCGTGCTCTCGTTTTACTGGGGCGATCCTTCGCCGTACGTCGCGCGGGCGCACGCCGTCTACAAGCAAAAGGTCGTGGAAGCCACGGAGACGGGGACGGTCCGCACCACGCTGTTCGGCGGCCTGTGGCCTCATGCTCCGCACCGCGCGCTGCGCACGCCGTTTGTCGAGCAATGGCTCCCCGAGGAGGCGCGCGGCAACGAGCAGCGCCCTGACGAGCCGATCATCGGCCAGACGACGCTGGCCGGGGCACAGATGCCGGTCCCGCGATTCATGAGCGTACCGCCGAGCGCCAGCGTGAGCGGCGATATCGAGTCAATGGCCTTGCTCGCCGGCCAGGGCGTCGGTCTCGTGCGCGAGCTCGAGCCCGCGGCCGAGGTGGTTCGCGAGATGATCGAGGGCGCGCGCGAGATCATCACGCGGCGGTTTGCCGGTTTGATGGCGGGGGCATCGAAAAAAGACGCGGGATGA
- a CDS encoding AraC family transcriptional regulator — MEDLVPIPGVMLERLSDLGIDVERILDKAGLSRALIVPPRGRVTTAEFFALWRAIEEVSGARDLGLRLGAEALPHRYDIASMAALHAATVGDALEKLGKYKRLVCPEEVRVDVERGEARVHFHWWLAEGSPPRLLVDGTFASILALVRRGTGKNIAPVRVELARRRMDAALLARHFGCEIRFDAPVDLLVLPESALAERFVTHNADLLALLLPGLEAELDVQSHRRSLPDEVRLALCRRMCGERPSIDKVAKDLRMSARTLQRRLGEAGTSYQRILDEVRYQSARRLLASTDLDAGEVAFLLGFEELNSFSRAFHGWEGMTPARYRTIARPSGV; from the coding sequence ATGGAGGACCTCGTCCCCATCCCCGGCGTCATGCTCGAGCGGCTCTCCGACCTCGGCATCGACGTCGAGCGCATCCTCGACAAGGCCGGCCTGTCGCGCGCGCTCATCGTCCCGCCGCGGGGGCGCGTCACCACGGCCGAGTTCTTCGCGCTCTGGCGCGCGATCGAGGAGGTCTCCGGCGCGCGCGATCTCGGCCTACGCCTCGGCGCCGAGGCGCTGCCGCATCGTTACGACATCGCCTCGATGGCCGCGCTCCACGCGGCGACCGTGGGCGACGCGCTCGAGAAGCTCGGGAAATACAAGCGCCTCGTCTGCCCGGAGGAGGTGCGCGTCGACGTCGAACGAGGCGAGGCGCGGGTGCATTTCCACTGGTGGCTCGCGGAGGGAAGCCCGCCGAGGCTGCTCGTGGACGGCACCTTCGCCTCGATCCTCGCCCTCGTTCGCCGCGGCACGGGGAAGAATATCGCGCCGGTGCGCGTCGAGCTCGCGCGGCGCCGCATGGACGCGGCCTTGCTCGCGCGCCATTTTGGCTGCGAGATTCGCTTCGACGCGCCGGTCGATCTCCTGGTCCTGCCCGAATCTGCCCTCGCCGAGCGGTTCGTGACGCATAACGCGGATCTGCTCGCGCTGCTCCTCCCCGGGCTGGAGGCAGAGCTCGACGTGCAATCGCATCGACGCTCGCTCCCCGACGAGGTGCGCCTCGCGCTCTGCCGCCGCATGTGCGGCGAGCGCCCGTCCATCGACAAGGTGGCCAAGGACCTGCGCATGAGCGCGCGCACGCTGCAGCGCCGCCTCGGCGAGGCCGGGACGAGCTATCAGCGCATCCTCGACGAGGTCCGCTACCAGTCCGCGCGCCGGCTGCTCGCGAGCACCGACCTCGACGCGGGCGAGGTGGCCTTTTTGCTGGGCTTCGAGGAGCTGAATTCGTTCTCGCGGGCGTTTCACGGCTGGGAAGGCATGACGCCGGCGCGGTATCGAACGATCGCGCGGCCGAGCGGGGTGTGA
- a CDS encoding YciI family protein → MPRTSMPPRQTAIFTAALLLAGCAAAGPSSPAERCAEAPAAPSTVPAAPPASADGPMEFEKYQLVLLRRGPRATEIPEGELEAIQKAHIAHLDKMAEEGAIVAAGPFDEQMDDSFRGMCLYRVGSVDEARALAEQDPAVKAGRLRVEVMTWMTAKGYVTFPKAKPRKP, encoded by the coding sequence ATGCCTCGCACCTCGATGCCCCCGCGCCAAACCGCGATCTTCACCGCAGCCCTCCTCCTCGCCGGCTGCGCCGCCGCCGGCCCGTCTTCGCCCGCCGAGCGCTGCGCCGAGGCCCCCGCCGCGCCCTCGACCGTTCCCGCGGCCCCGCCCGCGTCCGCCGACGGCCCCATGGAGTTCGAGAAATACCAGCTCGTCCTCCTGCGTCGCGGCCCCCGGGCCACCGAGATCCCCGAGGGCGAGCTCGAGGCGATCCAGAAGGCGCATATCGCCCACCTCGACAAGATGGCCGAGGAGGGCGCGATCGTCGCGGCCGGACCCTTCGACGAGCAAATGGACGACTCGTTCCGCGGGATGTGCCTTTACCGCGTCGGCTCCGTGGACGAGGCGCGCGCGCTGGCCGAGCAGGATCCCGCAGTGAAGGCGGGGCGGCTGCGCGTCGAGGTCATGACCTGGATGACCGCGAAGGGCTATGTGACTTTTCCCAAGGCCAAGCCGCGCAAGCCCTGA
- a CDS encoding homocysteine S-methyltransferase family protein — MNRDEFARRLKSEVLILDGSMGAFLQARGLPDGYAPDLWNVEQPDAITAVHREYVAAGADILLTNTFGASRIRLGEYGAADRVREINEAAVRNARAAAGEKRVLVAGDIGPSGTTLQPGGELPFDEAVELFAEQARALVDAGADVIAIETMFDLVEAKAALIAVRDVSRTIPVIAHMTYTTRGLTDTGTDPETAAIVLEACGADVIGVNCSVGPEDMLEVVGRMARATRLPLSVQPNAGLPVLRHGRTVFPQTAEQMAPFAKQFVDRGAAIVGGCCGTTPEYIRRIAEDVGHKPHAATTRQAGTWITSRSKSLRIGPGAPFVTIGERINPTGRKVFSQAIREGRTDLIVQDARAQTEGGAMALDVNVGVPLVDEALMLEKAVLSVQNVTELPLVIDSANVQALERGIRVYPGRPLVNSVDPVREKAEFLLPIIKRYGCAVIGMCAESEIPERAIDRVRNAEKILRMCEEYGIPKESVVFDCISIPVSAAAPSAAQTLETIRIISTELGCATTLGLSNVSFGLPLRKSVHNTFLAQAIAAGLDSAICNAIDPLLKETVASASLFAGRDTGCRRYIDMAVPLEAQRKRDAAMLDAAKAGQLLNVTTPGGDEAQGAGGGEAAKGVKTTRDRLWDAVVEGDKDGVPGLVRRALEEGTDPFDIFLNVLTPAIRHLGDLFGTGKKFIPHLIASADAMKAGVAVLMPLLEASGNVEKKGTVILATVKGDIHDIGKNIVGLMLKNFGFDVHDLGRNVPMEDILEAAREHKAELIGLSALMTTTMMRMKDVIDTVKSKGLPHLVMIGGAVTTPSFAEEIRADAYGKDVGDVVQVAERLLVLHKERFGGQAEERREEAAANRAT; from the coding sequence GTGAACCGCGACGAATTCGCTCGGCGATTGAAGAGCGAGGTCTTGATCCTCGACGGCTCGATGGGCGCCTTCCTCCAGGCCCGCGGCCTGCCCGACGGCTACGCGCCCGATCTGTGGAACGTCGAGCAACCGGACGCCATCACGGCCGTCCACCGCGAGTACGTCGCGGCCGGGGCCGACATCCTGCTGACCAACACCTTCGGCGCCTCGCGCATCCGCCTCGGCGAGTACGGCGCAGCCGACCGCGTGCGCGAGATCAACGAGGCCGCCGTGCGCAACGCGCGCGCCGCGGCGGGTGAGAAGCGCGTGCTCGTGGCGGGCGACATCGGCCCGAGCGGCACCACGCTCCAGCCCGGCGGCGAGCTGCCCTTCGACGAGGCGGTGGAGCTGTTCGCCGAGCAGGCGCGGGCGCTCGTCGACGCGGGGGCGGACGTCATCGCGATCGAGACGATGTTCGATCTCGTCGAGGCGAAGGCCGCGCTCATCGCGGTGCGCGACGTGTCGAGGACGATCCCCGTCATCGCGCACATGACGTACACGACGCGCGGCCTGACCGACACGGGGACCGATCCGGAGACGGCCGCGATCGTGCTCGAGGCGTGCGGGGCCGACGTCATCGGCGTGAACTGCTCGGTGGGCCCGGAGGACATGCTCGAGGTCGTGGGCCGCATGGCGCGCGCGACGAGGCTGCCCTTGTCGGTGCAGCCGAACGCGGGTCTGCCCGTCCTGCGCCACGGCCGCACGGTCTTCCCGCAGACGGCCGAGCAGATGGCGCCCTTCGCCAAGCAGTTCGTCGATCGCGGCGCGGCCATCGTGGGCGGCTGCTGCGGCACGACCCCCGAGTACATCCGGCGCATCGCCGAGGACGTCGGGCACAAGCCGCACGCGGCGACGACGCGGCAGGCGGGCACGTGGATCACCTCGCGCAGCAAGAGCCTGCGCATCGGACCGGGCGCGCCGTTCGTGACCATCGGCGAGCGGATCAACCCGACGGGGCGCAAGGTGTTCTCGCAGGCGATCCGCGAGGGCAGGACCGACCTCATCGTGCAAGACGCGCGCGCGCAGACCGAGGGCGGCGCGATGGCGCTCGACGTGAACGTGGGCGTGCCGCTCGTGGACGAGGCCTTGATGCTCGAGAAGGCCGTGCTGTCGGTGCAGAACGTGACCGAGCTGCCGCTCGTGATCGACTCGGCGAACGTGCAGGCGCTCGAGCGCGGCATCCGCGTCTACCCCGGGCGCCCGCTGGTCAACAGCGTGGACCCGGTGCGCGAGAAGGCGGAGTTTCTGCTGCCGATCATCAAGCGCTACGGCTGCGCGGTGATCGGGATGTGCGCCGAGAGCGAGATCCCCGAGCGCGCGATCGACCGCGTGCGCAACGCCGAGAAGATCCTGCGGATGTGCGAGGAGTACGGGATCCCGAAGGAGTCGGTGGTCTTCGACTGCATCTCGATCCCGGTGAGCGCCGCGGCGCCGTCGGCCGCGCAGACGCTGGAGACGATCCGGATCATCTCGACCGAGCTCGGCTGCGCGACCACGCTGGGTTTGTCGAACGTGTCCTTCGGTCTGCCGCTGCGCAAGAGCGTGCACAACACGTTCCTCGCGCAGGCGATCGCGGCGGGCCTCGACAGCGCGATCTGCAACGCGATCGATCCGCTGCTGAAGGAGACCGTCGCCTCCGCGAGCCTGTTCGCGGGCCGAGACACGGGCTGCCGGCGCTACATCGACATGGCGGTGCCGCTCGAGGCGCAGCGCAAGCGCGACGCGGCGATGCTCGACGCGGCGAAGGCGGGACAGCTCCTCAACGTGACGACGCCGGGCGGCGACGAGGCGCAAGGCGCGGGCGGGGGCGAGGCCGCGAAGGGCGTGAAGACGACGCGCGACCGGCTGTGGGACGCGGTGGTGGAGGGCGACAAGGACGGCGTGCCGGGGCTCGTCCGCCGCGCGCTGGAGGAGGGCACCGATCCCTTCGACATCTTCCTGAACGTGCTGACGCCTGCGATCCGGCACCTCGGCGATCTGTTCGGCACGGGCAAGAAGTTCATCCCGCACCTCATCGCGAGCGCGGACGCGATGAAGGCGGGCGTGGCGGTGCTGATGCCCTTGCTCGAGGCGTCGGGGAACGTCGAGAAGAAGGGGACCGTGATCCTCGCGACGGTGAAGGGCGACATCCACGACATCGGCAAGAACATCGTGGGCCTGATGCTGAAGAACTTCGGCTTCGACGTGCACGACCTCGGCCGCAACGTGCCGATGGAAGACATCCTCGAGGCCGCCCGCGAGCACAAGGCAGAGCTGATCGGTCTGTCGGCGCTGATGACGACGACGATGATGCGGATGAAGGACGTCATCGACACGGTGAAGTCGAAGGGCCTGCCGCACCTGGTGATGATCGGAGGCGCGGTGACGACGCCCTCGTTCGCGGAGGAGATCCGGGCAGACGCCTACGGCAAGGACGTGGGCGACGTGGTGCAGGTGGCCGAGAGGCTCCTGGTGCTGCACAAGGAGCGATTCGGCGGGCAGGCGGAGGAGCGGCGGGAAGAGGCGGCGGCGAATAGGGCGACCTGA
- a CDS encoding sigma-70 family RNA polymerase sigma factor has protein sequence MQTSRDQSSAISRYIAHVRQIPELSREEEVELARAWRDGSDEQAAARLALANLRHVVSIAISYRRYGIPLADLVAEGNFGIVHAIRKYDPDRGNRFVTYAAYWIRAYILNHVIHSWSLVGVGSGPLRSKMFFRLRRERARIAGLVGEGEAGDKLLAEKFGAPAEKVLEMARRLEARDVSLDTKVFEDGARSLVDTLVAEDQDQEERFSRAEEGARLREQLEEAVQNLDPRERYIVETRMMADPEEELSLAEIGRRLGVSRERARQLEARAKRKLRDRLQPLAA, from the coding sequence GTGCAGACCTCTCGTGACCAAAGCAGCGCGATTTCGCGCTATATCGCGCATGTTCGGCAAATTCCCGAGCTGTCGCGGGAAGAGGAAGTCGAGCTAGCCCGGGCGTGGCGAGACGGTAGCGATGAGCAGGCCGCGGCGCGCTTGGCGCTGGCGAACCTGCGTCACGTCGTCTCGATCGCGATTAGCTATCGGCGCTACGGCATTCCGCTCGCTGACCTCGTTGCGGAGGGGAACTTCGGTATCGTTCACGCGATCCGCAAGTACGACCCTGATCGAGGAAACCGATTCGTCACGTACGCGGCTTACTGGATACGCGCGTACATCCTGAATCATGTCATCCACTCGTGGAGCCTGGTCGGCGTGGGCTCGGGCCCGTTGCGGTCGAAGATGTTCTTCCGCTTGAGGCGGGAGCGGGCTCGGATCGCCGGGCTCGTCGGCGAGGGCGAGGCGGGGGACAAGCTGCTGGCCGAGAAGTTCGGCGCGCCGGCGGAGAAGGTCCTCGAGATGGCGCGGCGGCTCGAGGCGCGTGACGTCTCGCTCGACACGAAGGTGTTCGAGGACGGAGCTCGCTCGCTGGTCGATACGCTCGTGGCCGAGGATCAGGACCAGGAAGAGCGCTTCTCGCGAGCGGAAGAGGGAGCTCGGCTGCGCGAGCAGCTCGAGGAGGCGGTGCAGAACCTCGACCCGCGCGAGAGGTACATCGTCGAGACGCGGATGATGGCCGATCCGGAGGAGGAGCTGTCTCTCGCGGAGATCGGCCGGCGGCTGGGCGTGTCGCGCGAGCGTGCGCGGCAGCTCGAGGCGCGGGCCAAGCGAAAGCTGCGCGATCGGCTGCAACCGCTCGCGGCGTAG
- a CDS encoding heme biosynthesis HemY N-terminal domain-containing protein yields the protein MKLYPDDGRFEVNGDPQDVVSARYMLWKHTRLWYEHVKPGLSPKDEYWLAGVDERTGARVKIHPRVDTHTWVKDLATEAVARRVQALASPYTVPVLHVGPGVVFAEPPPVRPRPSMGIDVAASCAFQACEVTARLHERGCGSLGFGPSHLRLVEEGGEWQIRWLIPGVADLDLLDALELAKDRVAERNHPRWDWKIDPIQHDLWQLAFFFFSLLAADALRGEDLDPDRGKALRGLTRIRDEGPKAIGFHDAAAMAHLFAVLAGLPATRVEELPSVCALPRLYPDWDEVIAEGEALLGSESRHLVYIRLPLAVAYHQRASRAWARGDLEAALVDVDRALALDDHAPYHTTRAVLLDALLRGAEARAAIAAAFEADARPKTTWNQWEEEDPGENAARARAHLTRGLFALRDGALAQAEADLRRSQALDATPLSARALAAVGRAREKNGAGVGG from the coding sequence ATGAAGCTATACCCGGACGATGGGCGCTTCGAGGTGAACGGCGACCCGCAGGACGTCGTCTCGGCGCGCTACATGCTGTGGAAGCACACGAGGCTCTGGTATGAGCATGTAAAGCCCGGCCTCTCGCCGAAAGACGAATACTGGCTCGCGGGGGTCGATGAACGAACGGGCGCGCGCGTGAAGATCCATCCGCGCGTCGATACCCACACCTGGGTGAAAGATCTCGCGACCGAGGCGGTCGCGCGGCGCGTGCAAGCCCTCGCGTCGCCGTACACGGTGCCGGTGCTGCACGTCGGTCCGGGGGTCGTCTTCGCGGAGCCTCCGCCCGTGCGGCCTCGGCCCTCCATGGGGATCGATGTGGCCGCTTCGTGCGCGTTCCAGGCTTGCGAGGTCACGGCGCGGCTGCACGAGCGAGGGTGCGGCTCCCTCGGATTCGGTCCGTCGCATTTGCGCCTCGTCGAGGAGGGCGGGGAGTGGCAAATCCGTTGGCTCATTCCCGGCGTGGCAGACCTCGATTTGCTCGACGCGCTGGAGCTCGCCAAGGACCGCGTCGCGGAGAGAAATCATCCGCGCTGGGATTGGAAGATCGATCCGATCCAGCACGACCTCTGGCAGCTCGCATTCTTCTTCTTCTCGCTCCTCGCGGCGGACGCGCTGCGCGGGGAGGACCTCGATCCGGACCGCGGCAAAGCGCTCCGGGGGCTGACGCGCATCCGCGATGAAGGCCCGAAGGCGATTGGCTTTCATGACGCCGCCGCCATGGCCCATCTCTTCGCCGTCCTCGCCGGCTTGCCGGCGACGCGCGTCGAGGAATTGCCGAGCGTGTGTGCTCTGCCCCGGCTCTATCCCGACTGGGACGAGGTCATCGCCGAGGGCGAGGCATTGCTGGGGAGCGAATCGAGACACCTCGTGTACATCCGGCTGCCGCTCGCTGTCGCCTACCACCAGCGCGCGAGCCGCGCGTGGGCGCGGGGCGACCTCGAAGCGGCGCTCGTCGACGTCGATCGGGCCCTCGCCCTCGACGATCACGCCCCCTACCACACGACGCGCGCGGTGCTGCTCGACGCCCTGCTTCGCGGCGCCGAGGCCCGAGCAGCGATTGCCGCTGCCTTCGAGGCCGATGCGCGCCCGAAGACGACGTGGAATCAATGGGAAGAGGAAGATCCCGGCGAGAATGCGGCGCGGGCGCGCGCTCACTTGACGCGCGGCCTGTTCGCATTGCGCGACGGGGCGCTGGCGCAGGCGGAGGCAGATCTACGCCGGTCCCAGGCGCTCGATGCGACGCCGCTGTCCGCGCGCGCACTGGCCGCGGTGGGGCGGGCGCGCGAGAAGAACGGGGCAGGCGTCGGCGGATGA